A DNA window from Nitrospiria bacterium contains the following coding sequences:
- the recJ gene encoding single-stranded-DNA-specific exonuclease RecJ: protein MDIFSTRIEESPAGKPGFFNSKQWVERPGDGEAHSRLMGALGLQPATASVLINRGIRTPEAARSFLDPSVSDLIDPLRLNAMDRAVSRIRAAIRRSERVVIYGDYDVDGVTATTLYLDHFKRQGLEAGFYIPDRLREGYGLNEAAIRALHDRGTTLLITADCGTTSVEEIRRARSLGMDVIVTDHHEVPDELPPATALLNPKREDAGYPEKGLCTAGLTYKVIQALTGSVPSDGLDLVALGTIADVSPMTGENRYLVKEGLKQLTEGRRPGIRALKEAAGLPEAPVKAGTVGFTLAPRINASGRLTDAGEAVRLLTTPSPDEARRIAQSLNLQNRQRQEIEEKILAEACARVDSEVDFQNDGCIVLASRGWHPGVVGIVAARLVERYYRPAVLLAIDSDGLAKGSARSIAGFHLVDGLRRCGEVLIRFGGHYSAAGLTLREERIPALRERLSSVARESLKPDDLLPKQYIDASVEWEELTPGLVGELESLAPFGPANPEPTLLLRGLIPVGPRIVGANHLKFSVRKRPGGSGSPSGALVDAIGFRMGDRMGLFRNGAALDLAFTPERNIWQGRERLQLRVKDLRLAGGA from the coding sequence ATGGATATTTTTTCAACTCGGATCGAAGAATCCCCGGCTGGAAAGCCGGGGTTCTTCAATTCCAAACAATGGGTCGAGCGGCCGGGGGACGGAGAGGCGCATTCGCGGCTGATGGGGGCGCTTGGGCTTCAACCCGCCACGGCTTCCGTCCTCATCAACCGGGGCATACGCACGCCGGAGGCGGCGCGATCGTTTCTCGACCCGTCGGTCTCGGACCTGATCGATCCCTTGCGCTTGAACGCGATGGATCGGGCGGTATCACGGATTCGCGCGGCGATCCGGCGGTCGGAGCGCGTGGTGATTTACGGGGACTATGACGTGGACGGCGTGACCGCGACCACTCTCTACCTCGATCACTTCAAACGGCAGGGCCTGGAGGCCGGTTTCTACATCCCCGATCGCCTGAGGGAGGGTTACGGGCTAAACGAAGCGGCGATACGCGCCCTCCATGACAGGGGGACGACGCTGTTGATTACCGCCGATTGCGGCACCACGTCGGTCGAAGAGATCCGCCGGGCCCGTTCCTTGGGAATGGACGTGATCGTGACGGACCACCACGAGGTTCCGGACGAGCTTCCGCCCGCCACGGCGCTTCTCAACCCGAAGCGGGAGGACGCCGGGTATCCCGAGAAGGGTCTGTGCACGGCCGGGCTGACCTACAAGGTGATCCAGGCCCTGACGGGAAGCGTTCCCTCCGACGGACTGGACCTGGTCGCCCTGGGAACCATCGCGGATGTCTCTCCCATGACGGGCGAGAACCGCTACCTGGTCAAGGAAGGCTTGAAACAACTGACGGAGGGCCGCCGGCCCGGCATTCGGGCGTTGAAGGAGGCGGCCGGGCTTCCCGAAGCGCCGGTCAAGGCCGGGACGGTCGGTTTCACCCTCGCCCCCCGGATCAACGCCTCGGGACGGCTGACGGACGCGGGGGAGGCGGTCCGTCTCCTCACCACGCCGTCGCCGGATGAGGCCCGCCGGATCGCCCAGTCCCTGAATCTTCAAAACCGGCAGCGGCAGGAGATCGAGGAAAAGATCCTGGCGGAGGCCTGCGCCCGCGTGGACTCGGAGGTTGATTTTCAGAATGACGGCTGCATCGTTCTCGCCTCGCGTGGGTGGCATCCGGGCGTGGTCGGGATCGTGGCGGCCCGGTTGGTGGAACGGTATTACCGTCCGGCCGTCCTCCTCGCGATCGACTCCGACGGCCTGGCGAAGGGATCGGCCCGGAGCATCGCGGGGTTTCATCTGGTCGATGGGTTGAGGCGCTGCGGGGAGGTCCTGATCCGCTTCGGCGGGCACTATTCCGCCGCGGGTTTGACCCTTCGGGAGGAACGGATCCCGGCCTTGCGGGAACGCCTGTCCTCCGTCGCGCGCGAATCGCTCAAGCCCGACGACCTCCTGCCGAAGCAATACATCGACGCATCGGTCGAATGGGAGGAGCTGACCCCGGGGCTGGTGGGCGAACTGGAAAGCCTGGCCCCCTTCGGGCCGGCCAATCCGGAGCCGACGCTGCTCCTCCGGGGCCTGATCCCGGTCGGCCCACGGATCGTCGGCGCCAACCACCTGAAATTCTCCGTTCGCAAACGACCGGGGGGATCCGGATCCCCGTCCGGCGCCTTGGTCGACGCCATCGGGTTTCGGATGGGCGATCGGATGGGCCTGTTCCGGAACGGCGCCGCGCTGGACCTGGCCTTCACCCCGGAACGGAATATATGGCAGGGTCGGGAGCGGCTCCAGCTGCGCGTCAAAGACCTCCGGCTCGCGGGAGGCGCCTGA
- the secF gene encoding protein translocase subunit SecF, giving the protein MFEILGKTNIDFIGKRNYAFIFSGILVVLGLFTVVQIGRGRANLGIDFAGGTAVQLKFEQPIQIDDARRVLSTNGFPDAELQQFTNGNRLLVRVKQQNTIQEDAANRIVQVFEKEFSTNKFVVDSSTAIGPTIGQELQKKAIVAVLFSMIGIILYIAVRFEFRFGIAAAIATFHDVLAVLGVLFLVNKEITLLIVTALLTLAGYSLTDKVVVFDRIRENLKFRRRESLEQVINGGINQVLSRTIVVSLTVVLVLVALFFFGGEVIHDFSFALLVGVIVGNYSSIFVASSILVVWKGSGGRLLKRA; this is encoded by the coding sequence ATGTTCGAAATCTTGGGAAAAACGAATATCGATTTCATCGGCAAACGGAATTATGCGTTTATCTTTTCCGGCATCCTCGTCGTGCTCGGGCTTTTTACCGTCGTGCAGATCGGTCGCGGTCGGGCAAACCTCGGCATCGACTTTGCGGGCGGCACCGCGGTCCAACTCAAATTCGAGCAGCCGATCCAGATCGACGACGCCCGCCGGGTGCTGTCGACGAACGGTTTTCCGGACGCCGAGCTTCAGCAGTTCACGAACGGAAACAGGCTGCTGGTCCGGGTGAAGCAGCAGAACACGATTCAGGAGGATGCGGCCAACCGGATCGTCCAGGTGTTTGAAAAAGAGTTCTCGACGAACAAGTTCGTGGTGGACAGCAGCACGGCCATCGGTCCCACGATCGGACAGGAACTTCAGAAAAAGGCCATCGTCGCCGTCCTCTTCTCGATGATCGGCATCATCCTGTACATCGCGGTGCGTTTCGAGTTCCGTTTCGGGATCGCGGCCGCGATCGCGACGTTTCACGACGTCCTGGCCGTCCTGGGCGTGCTCTTTCTCGTCAACAAGGAAATCACCCTGCTCATCGTGACGGCCCTGCTGACGCTGGCCGGTTACTCCTTGACGGACAAGGTCGTGGTTTTCGACCGGATCCGTGAAAATCTGAAGTTTCGCCGCCGGGAGTCGTTGGAGCAGGTGATCAACGGCGGGATCAACCAGGTGCTCAGCCGGACCATTGTGGTTTCGTTGACCGTCGTCCTCGTGCTGGTCGCGCTGTTCTTCTTCGGGGGAGAGGTCATCCATGATTTTTCCTTCGCGCTCCTGGTGGGCGTCATTGTCGGGAACTACTCCTCCATCTTTGTGGCCAGTTCGATCCTGGTGGTCTGGAAAGGAAGCGGGGGAAGACTGCTCAAACGCGCCTGA
- a CDS encoding DUF4388 domain-containing protein — MTDGVPVSGRLRDQRLPKILTDLQRQKKTGVLLVWRNDQHKSLFIKDGDIIFATSKYRDDWLGEALLKAGRISFNQYEVAAEVTGRTRKRFGTVLVEQGVLTAKDLFTAVSSQVKDIILSLFTWLDGEYRFEEGPLPTQEIITLKMSTGNLILDGIRRINDFVRLRNELPPLSTVLQITTDPLVLFQDIDLKERERRLLMQIDGKNTIHEIFAASELPAFETLKLLAYFLSIGLAEVVATHPAEKPSVQAAPEPAREPRREAPSSPSPDLHGAVKSGPGLEEQLLEEVKQEQQEAVVEGREQIFKSEETSTDTREAQKTKQKIRQAYESLQHQDFYQVLGLEKTATGDQIKRAYFHLAKEYHPDRHFQAGLEELTPQLEALFRAIKEAYDTLLMDRRRQDYDTNLAMKKAKGREEAAGASHDAQALSGQQALRKGDFKTAAYFFEAAVKAAPAQASYHALLAKTLAQVPGRQRDAETHFKKAIELDPSGVDHYLGLGLLYKKSGMTQRAQRQFEEALIWDPENKTAKEELRQLSR; from the coding sequence ATGACGGACGGCGTGCCCGTGTCGGGGAGACTGCGGGATCAACGACTGCCGAAGATACTGACGGACCTGCAACGGCAAAAGAAGACCGGGGTGCTTCTCGTCTGGCGGAACGATCAGCACAAATCGCTCTTCATCAAAGACGGCGACATTATTTTCGCGACCTCCAAATACCGGGACGACTGGCTGGGAGAGGCGCTGCTCAAAGCCGGCCGGATCTCCTTTAATCAGTACGAGGTCGCTGCCGAAGTGACGGGCAGGACCCGGAAGCGCTTCGGGACGGTCCTGGTCGAGCAGGGTGTGCTCACCGCCAAGGACCTCTTCACCGCGGTCAGCTCTCAGGTGAAAGATATCATATTGAGCCTTTTCACCTGGCTGGACGGGGAGTATCGGTTCGAAGAGGGCCCGCTGCCGACCCAGGAGATCATTACCCTTAAAATGAGCACGGGGAACCTCATCCTGGACGGCATCCGCCGGATCAATGACTTTGTCCGTCTTCGCAACGAGCTCCCGCCTTTGAGCACGGTATTGCAGATCACCACGGATCCCCTCGTTCTTTTTCAGGACATCGATCTGAAGGAAAGGGAGCGGAGGCTTTTAATGCAGATCGACGGTAAAAACACCATTCACGAGATCTTCGCCGCCTCCGAACTCCCGGCGTTTGAGACCCTGAAACTTCTCGCCTATTTTCTTTCGATCGGTCTGGCCGAAGTCGTCGCCACCCATCCTGCGGAGAAGCCCTCCGTTCAGGCGGCCCCGGAGCCCGCGCGGGAACCCCGGAGGGAGGCCCCTTCTTCCCCATCCCCCGATCTCCACGGAGCCGTAAAATCAGGGCCTGGACTCGAAGAACAACTCTTGGAAGAAGTTAAACAGGAGCAGCAGGAAGCGGTTGTGGAGGGTCGCGAACAGATTTTCAAATCGGAGGAGACTTCGACGGACACCCGGGAGGCTCAGAAGACCAAACAGAAGATCAGACAGGCCTACGAATCCCTCCAGCACCAGGATTTTTATCAAGTGTTGGGCTTGGAGAAAACGGCGACGGGGGATCAGATCAAACGGGCCTATTTTCACCTGGCCAAGGAGTACCACCCCGACCGGCATTTCCAGGCCGGACTGGAAGAGCTCACCCCCCAGCTCGAGGCGCTCTTCCGGGCCATTAAGGAGGCGTACGACACGCTGCTGATGGACCGAAGGCGGCAGGATTACGACACGAATTTGGCGATGAAAAAAGCGAAGGGGCGGGAGGAGGCCGCCGGCGCGTCGCATGATGCGCAGGCCCTGTCCGGACAGCAGGCCCTCCGGAAAGGCGATTTCAAGACGGCCGCTTATTTTTTTGAGGCCGCCGTCAAGGCCGCGCCGGCGCAGGCCAGTTATCACGCGCTGTTGGCCAAAACCCTGGCCCAGGTCCCGGGCCGTCAGCGCGACGCCGAAACCCATTTCAAGAAGGCGATCGAGCTCGATCCATCCGGGGTCGATCATTATCTCGGGCTGGGTCTGCTGTATAAAAAGAGCGGTATGACCCAGCGGGCCCAGCGCCAGTTCGAAGAAGCCCTGATCTGGGACCCGGAGAACAAGACGGCGAAGGAAGAGCTCCGGCAACTCTCCAGGTAG
- a CDS encoding DUF192 domain-containing protein codes for MRKFLSVIFLLAAVAAARAQEPAPSTVPLTLPDGKALRVEVARTEETRALGLMFRAALPEDRGMLFVFDRPGLYRFWMKNTLIPLDMVWMDERKRIIHIEYQVPPCKLDPCPVYGPAAECLYVLEVISGVASREHLRVGQTVAF; via the coding sequence ATGAGGAAATTTCTTTCCGTCATCTTCCTCCTGGCGGCGGTGGCCGCGGCCCGGGCCCAGGAGCCCGCGCCTTCCACGGTCCCCCTGACCCTCCCCGACGGAAAGGCCCTTCGGGTCGAGGTCGCGCGAACGGAGGAGACGCGGGCCCTCGGCTTGATGTTTCGCGCCGCCCTGCCGGAGGACCGCGGGATGCTGTTCGTATTCGATCGGCCCGGGCTCTACCGCTTCTGGATGAAGAACACCCTGATCCCGCTGGACATGGTCTGGATGGACGAACGGAAGCGGATCATCCATATCGAATATCAGGTCCCGCCCTGCAAGCTGGATCCCTGCCCGGTCTATGGGCCGGCGGCTGAATGCCTCTACGTGCTGGAGGTGATTTCCGGCGTGGCCTCGCGGGAGCACCTCCGGGTGGGCCAGACGGTCGCGTTTTAA
- a CDS encoding protease pro-enzyme activation domain-containing protein: MRTSVHLVWTVMAIGLLGLPFPPAMAQPLQPGSRSPLAAQATDLGRAPVDLPLGIVVGLELRHKAALEAFIADVSNPASPNFQHFLSQEEFNDRYG; the protein is encoded by the coding sequence ATGAGAACTTCCGTACATTTGGTTTGGACTGTCATGGCGATCGGGCTTCTGGGCCTGCCGTTCCCGCCGGCGATGGCCCAGCCGCTGCAACCGGGCTCCCGGTCGCCCCTGGCGGCGCAAGCCACCGACCTCGGCCGCGCGCCCGTAGACCTTCCCCTCGGGATCGTGGTCGGCCTCGAGCTGCGCCATAAAGCGGCCCTGGAGGCCTTCATTGCGGATGTTTCCAACCCCGCCTCGCCGAATTTTCAGCATTTCCTGAGCCAGGAAGAGTTTAATGATCGGTACGGG
- a CDS encoding bifunctional (p)ppGpp synthetase/guanosine-3',5'-bis(diphosphate) 3'-pyrophosphohydrolase: protein MAFRLRQTELVSVHSIIQSLRQYNPQADVQPIQEAYDFSAKAHSGQKRESGEPFLQHPLQTARIIVDLKLDVPSIVAALLHDTIEDTGIPPAELEQRFGKEVAYLVDGVTKIGKIQFKTHEEKQAENFRKMLLSMSEDIRVILIKLADRLHNMRTLHYLPEEKRKRIAQETLDIYAPLANRLGIGWMRTELEDLCLRYLKPEVFDNLTKKVAQRQEVRDAYIQDIIKIIQKSLTEYGFKGQVLGRSKHLFGIYQKMERQGIPFEEVYDLAAVRIITDTKMNCYAILGMIHSLWRPVPGRFKDYIGVPKSNGYQSLHTTVVGPKGFHVEFQIRTEEMHKVAEEGIAAHWKYKEKGQIDQKTDRVFGWLRQLVEWQQDLADNRQFMDSVKMDLFPDVIYVFTPKGDVKELAKGACPLDFAYSVHTEVGNHCTGAKVNGKLVPLRFVLHSGDSVEVTTSPNQTPSKDWLKWVRTARAKAKIKHWIKTEERIRSLEVGKKLLERALQRHHLSSTEPFKPEHLNALTKDFGIATPEDLLVAIGYGRITTEQVIRRLQPAATVKEGLADKIIRRIGGRPSGVKIKGIGDLLVHLSKCCNPVPGDPIIGFVTRGRGLSVHTLDCPNIDELDYDKDRIVEVAWDTKEAASYSVKIGVVTVDRPGMLASVSAAITSAKANISHADITTTADRRAILNFVVEILNAAHLEKVLKGIEKVDGVVQAKRVRGGGPAG from the coding sequence ATGGCGTTTCGGCTCCGGCAGACGGAACTGGTTTCCGTGCATTCCATCATTCAATCGCTGCGGCAGTATAATCCCCAGGCCGACGTCCAGCCGATCCAGGAGGCGTATGATTTTTCGGCCAAGGCCCATTCCGGCCAGAAGCGGGAGTCGGGCGAACCCTTTCTCCAGCATCCGCTCCAGACGGCCCGGATCATCGTCGATCTCAAACTGGACGTTCCCTCGATCGTGGCCGCTCTGCTCCACGACACCATCGAAGACACCGGGATCCCGCCGGCCGAGCTGGAGCAACGCTTCGGAAAAGAAGTGGCCTACCTGGTCGACGGCGTCACCAAAATCGGGAAGATCCAGTTCAAGACCCACGAGGAGAAGCAGGCCGAGAACTTCCGCAAGATGTTGCTGTCGATGTCGGAGGACATCCGGGTCATCCTGATCAAGTTGGCCGACCGCCTCCACAACATGCGGACGCTTCATTATCTACCCGAGGAAAAACGGAAGCGTATCGCGCAGGAAACGCTCGACATCTACGCCCCGCTGGCCAACCGGCTCGGAATCGGCTGGATGCGGACGGAGCTGGAGGATCTCTGCCTCCGCTACCTCAAGCCCGAGGTGTTCGACAACCTGACCAAGAAGGTGGCGCAGCGGCAGGAGGTGCGCGACGCCTACATCCAGGACATCATCAAGATCATCCAAAAAAGCCTGACCGAATACGGTTTCAAGGGCCAGGTGCTGGGCCGCTCCAAGCATCTGTTCGGGATCTACCAGAAGATGGAGCGCCAGGGCATCCCGTTCGAGGAAGTGTACGACCTGGCCGCGGTCCGGATCATCACCGACACCAAGATGAACTGTTACGCCATCCTCGGAATGATCCATTCCCTCTGGCGGCCCGTGCCGGGACGGTTCAAGGATTACATCGGGGTGCCGAAATCCAACGGATATCAATCCCTCCACACGACGGTGGTCGGTCCGAAGGGGTTTCATGTCGAATTTCAGATCCGGACCGAGGAGATGCACAAGGTGGCGGAGGAGGGCATCGCGGCTCACTGGAAATACAAGGAAAAGGGCCAGATCGATCAGAAGACCGACCGGGTCTTCGGGTGGTTGCGTCAACTGGTCGAGTGGCAGCAGGACCTGGCCGACAACCGGCAGTTCATGGATTCGGTCAAGATGGACCTTTTTCCCGATGTCATCTACGTCTTCACGCCCAAGGGGGATGTCAAGGAGCTGGCGAAGGGGGCCTGTCCGCTCGACTTCGCCTACAGCGTCCATACCGAGGTCGGAAACCACTGCACCGGAGCCAAGGTCAACGGCAAGCTGGTCCCGCTTCGCTTCGTCCTGCACAGCGGGGACTCCGTCGAGGTCACGACCTCCCCGAATCAAACCCCCAGCAAGGATTGGCTGAAGTGGGTCCGGACGGCGCGGGCCAAGGCCAAGATCAAGCACTGGATCAAGACCGAGGAGCGGATCCGGAGCCTGGAAGTGGGAAAGAAACTGCTCGAGCGGGCCCTGCAACGCCACCACCTGAGCTCCACCGAGCCCTTCAAGCCGGAACATCTGAACGCGCTGACCAAGGACTTCGGGATCGCGACCCCCGAGGATCTGCTGGTCGCGATCGGGTACGGACGGATCACGACCGAGCAGGTGATCCGCCGCCTTCAGCCCGCGGCGACCGTGAAGGAAGGCCTGGCCGACAAAATCATCCGGAGGATCGGGGGCCGTCCGAGCGGGGTGAAGATCAAGGGGATCGGCGACCTGCTGGTCCATCTCTCAAAGTGCTGCAACCCGGTTCCGGGCGACCCGATCATCGGTTTCGTCACGCGGGGCCGCGGGCTGTCGGTGCACACGTTGGACTGTCCCAACATCGACGAGCTGGACTACGACAAGGACCGGATCGTGGAGGTGGCGTGGGACACGAAGGAGGCCGCGTCCTATTCCGTGAAGATCGGCGTGGTGACGGTCGACCGGCCGGGCATGCTGGCCTCGGTCTCGGCCGCGATCACCTCGGCGAAGGCGAACATCAGCCATGCCGACATCACGACCACCGCGGACCGGCGGGCGATCCTGAACTTCGTGGTGGAGATCCTGAACGCCGCCCATCTCGAAAAGGTCTTGAAGGGCATCGAGAAGGTCGACGGCGTCGTCCAGGCCAAGCGGGTCCGGGGCGGAGGGCCCGCGGGTTAA